The Drosophila biarmipes strain raj3 chromosome X, RU_DBia_V1.1, whole genome shotgun sequence genome includes the window gcagtgcATCTTCGAGTCGCACAAGCACTTCCCCGCCCAGCTGCGCAATTGCTTCGCCACGTTCCGCGAGCGGCTGCAGCAGCTGGGCCGCCAGGACATGGCCGACAACCTGATCTCGGCGAGCATTTTCCTGCGCTTCCTCTGCCCGGCCATCCTGTCGCCGTCGTTGTTCAACATCACCACCGAACTGCCCTCGGCTCGCGCTACCCGCAATCTCACGCTGGTGGCCAAGACCCTGCAGACGCTGGCCAACTTCACCCGCTTCCAGGGCAAGGAGAACTTCATGGAGTTCCTCAACGATTTCCTCGAGCAGGAGGCCGCCCGCATGCAGCAGTTTCTGGAGATTATATCCACACGGCCGGAGCACCCGGCCCCGGACTCGATACTCGATTGGGCCGGCTACATTGACCAGGGCAAGCAGCTGTCCATCCTGCACAGCCTGCTCAGCGAGAGTCTGGCCAAACTGCCGGAGGCCAGGCAGCACGAGCTGGATCCGCTGCAGCACATTCTGGACGAGATCAGCCGGGCCAAGGAGCATGGCTTGGGGACGGCTCTGCCCGGCGGATATCTGCCGGCCACCTCCTCCACGCACTCTATAGCCAGCGAGAATCAGGAGAATCGCAATCCGGGCTCCTCGGGCTCCCATGCGGGCTTCAATTCGGAGCAGTTGCTGCCTCAACAGAGCCAGCTGGCCCAGCCACAACATGCTATTGTCAGCAAGCCCCTGTCGGCGGAGCGTGGCATTATAAGGGGTGTGCTCACACCGAATTCCCTGGAGAAGAATATCTTCAGGTACAATGATCCCACGGTTAATGGTgtgctgcaacagcagcagcagcagcagcagcagcaacaacaacaacaacaacagctgcaACAGCATGCCCACCAGCAACAGCCTCACCACCAGCATCCCCTCCAGCTGCTCTCCAATTCTCAAAGCTCCATTGCTGGCAACCAATATATGAGCTCGCCTGGAGGCCTGCAGCATGCCCAATCGCAGACCTCGATGGCGTCCTCATCGctcaacggcagcagcagcaatctGATGCATGGCCACCAGCAGCATGCCCACCACCCGCAGCAAATGCATCCACACCACTGCCCGCCGGCGCCGCAGACGAGTGCCTCCAGCACCATGGAGCGCATGGATCGGATGAACTATCCGCCGTACATGGCGCACAATGGCAATGACTACGAGGCCAGCACACCGTCGAGCACTCGCTCCAGGACACTGCCCcgcaatggaaatggaaatccCAATGCCAATGGCAACatgagcagcaacaacaaccagagCGGCAGCTACGACGACATGCACGGCGAGTTCCAGATCCAGATCTCCGGGCTCGATACGAGCAGTGCTTTCGTCTGCAAGTCACCCACACCCATGATGAAATCCGGTTTGGGTCCAGCTGGAGCGGGACGAGGCCACCACAAGCTGAATCTGGGGATACCCGATCATTCGGGTGGCTATGGGCGCGGCGGCAACAACCTGAATCCCAACTCGAATATGCCCAAGAACCTGGAGGATCTCGACGATCTGTTCAAGTACGCCGAGGAGCACGACGTGGCGGAGCCGGCAAACCAGCACCATCACAGCCAGCAGAGTCAGCAGAACCATCAGGGTGGTTCTCACCTCAAGCCCGCCGCCGTTCCCGGCAAGGAGCAGCTGTCGGCGAAGAGCAGTCACTGCAGCTCTGGCTACCAGAGCATATCCACGAATCCCTCGCCCTCGCAGTCCTCCAGTCCCGTGGAGAGCCAGCTGAAGGCCGCGATGGGCAGTCACAATGCGCCGCTGGCCTTCAAGAATCCCTCCTACCAGCTGCAGCCCCAAACTGGCTCGTCCAGGTCTTCGGCTCCAAGCAATCcccaccagcaacagcagcagcagcaacagcagttcGGAAGCCGCTTAAAGCCTTTAGGAGGTGGTCTGGTGGCTGCCCGGGCGGCCTTCCTCAACAGCGGTGGAGCCCTTGAGGCGGCGGCCACCTTGACCCCCAGTTCCTCGGATGAACAGCTCTCGGCGGATAACTACGCGGTATATAGTTATGCAGCTGCGGCAGCGGCTGGAGCTGGCATGTCCACCAAGCTGGAGGCTCAACGCTCGctcagcggcggcagcagctccTCCACCTCGGCATCCGCGTCCACCTCGAATCTGGGCAAGAGCGGTGGCTTCTCCGCCTATGGGCGGCTGAACGGACCGCTCAAGCGGGAGGATGTCTACGGCAGTGGCTACGGCGGCAGCAGTGGCAACGTGGGCTACGGCCTTTCCACTTCCACTGGCGCCGGACACCACCAGCATccccaccagcagcaacagcaacagcaccagctgcagcaacagcacagGGAACGGGATCAGGAGCTGAAGCAGTATGCGGGCAGTGTGGCGGGCAGCGTGGGATCGGCCACGTCGGCGGCCCAGAGGCGGCTGAGTTTGGACTCGGCGCGCACGCTCTCCGACAGCAGCACGGATACGGAGGGTGAGTTGTGAACGTACGTACCCAGGACCATGTAACTAACTTGAGACATTCCCCCATTCCAGGACACTGCAATCAATTGCAGGAGGGAAAGCGACGCAGGCAGTTGCGCAGCAgtggcggcagcggcggcggaggaggaggaacgGGTTCGGAACAGGGATTGGGCAAGAGCTACGACCAGAACGGGGAGatccagctgctgcagcagacGCTGGACACGCTCTGCCACACGCTCGACCGGGACGAGGCGGAGCTGCGCGACTCCAGTGACGAGCTGTTTGGCCTGCAGCGGCCAGCGGGCAGCGCCGGCAGCAACGGGTCGAACAACCTCAGCCTGCAGTCGGAGTCCACCATGCGCAGCATCATCGACAGGTAGGCCATGAAGACCATGATGTGACCAAAATGGGTTGCAGAGCTGCAACCTGCATGCCTCAAAACATTGTCTTTCGGCCGCCGCTACAACGTTTGCCAAGACCCACTGAAGAAGCCCTCATTTTGGTCacaattgaaataaatttgaagaaATAATCCTTCAGTGGAGAACCTAATTCAAGTTTCTTTCAATCCTCCTGCAGACTCATCACCATGGAGGAGGAGTTGCGCCGCGAGCAGCTGAAGATGTCGCTGGCGCTGTCCCACAAGCAGCGGGTGATCGAGGAGCAGGGCCAGCAGATCGCGGCACTGGACGCGGCCAACAGCCGGCTGCTCAGCGCCCTGACCGCCCTGCGTCAGCGGTACGAgacccagcagcagcaacagcagcagcaccaagcACCACCAAAGACCCAGAAGCCACAGTGAGCGGATGGGGGAAGAAGGGCGGAGATAGGAGGAGGATTAGGAGGAGTCCGGGACCGCGACCGCGACCCAAACTGACGGAGGCATCTGTGTTCCACACACAGAATGCAAGCACGTGGACACGTCGCGGTTCTGTCTTAAGGATacctttttgtttatttttttagctattttttttgtatgctACATAAATTATACTAcgtgtttaatatataattacaCATAACACATACATTATACATAATTTCTCAACATATGTTTAAAACCGCAAAATGTGAAATGCAAAACGCCGCTGCAAAAGCAGTAAGATAATCCCCAGAAGATCGGAGCATGGAAGtgaagaagaacaagaacaAGTTAAGATaatgaataaaattataacCAAAGTTAGACAAAAACTCATGATTtaccaatttattttcaaacctAGGAACTGTTTGTGTTGCAAAAGGGGTTATTTGTTCGGCGATGCTGATCAGCCTCCAATGGTTCACCACAAGAAGGGGTTATTTTTGTCCAAAATCCCGTTGGCCagtttttggacaaaaaataaGCATTTTTTTGCCACCATCCTGCGAAACAAGGTCAGAATGGCGAATGTCgcacctcgttgagctcgtaattAAATTCCGAATCGATTGGCTTTCAAACCTggaatctttatttttttgccattttcatGTCAACATGACCAGTGACCAGGCTCCACAATGAGCCTGACTGTGGCGTTATCTTGACCGCTGTGCATAAGATGTTAGCGGAGACATCCTCCTCGGCAGCAAGTACACCCACCTCAGTACCTGCCAATGTAAAGTATAAAAGCAATCTGAGTGAAGCCCCGATATTCAACCATAGAGGGCGGTTGTGATCACGACCCTAAATGTAGATGGAGCCAGAAAACCTTAAatacattcaatattttaagGAATTGCCCAAATAAAGAGCTTGTTTCTAAACATTCAAGAAATTTTTAGTGCTCATAATGAAGTAGGAAAGGTGGCCTTTCGACCTTTATGTAGTCACACTTAACTTTGTATTGCAGCTTTCGAGGAAATAGCTTGGGGCAGCGAACAATGGAAAACCGATCCATTGAAACTAAACAAACTACAAAGATGTTAAATATCGAGCCAATAAAGTAAAGTGAATAATACAAATGATATATTTAAGCCGATCGCTCGGCGGGGAGCCAGAATATGGGTTTCCGATGGCTAACAATCGGTAATCAAGCTCAAATGCGATCGGCCTGCTTTGTCAACGGCTTTTTGTGTGTGGGGAAACCAATCATTTTTCTTCCCAAAGAGGGGCTATAAATTGTAACGGAAATCTGGCTAGGGGATCCCGATCCCCCGAAGgtgggggcgggggcggggggcGCCTCTGCGACTGCTGATGGACTGGCCAGTCGACTTTTGACGCCTCCTTTGTCTTCCCTCGGCTCTTTGTGGCCGCTGCTGCCTCGTTGGCTGCGGCTTTTCGTTTTCCCAACCGTCTTGTGattaattacattttcctTTGCCGGTTTTCTCTCTGCCCgcttttcaattcaattttggCCTCATCGTCAGCCTCATCGTCAGCGTCACttcttgaaattaaattttgattaatTGCAGTCGGCACTTTGTTTCGGTGTTTTCGAGTGCGGCGCTACGGGAAAAGTGTTTTGCAGCCTGCGACTCTGCAATCGGAATTCGCTGCACTTGCCCCGCTCAACCCCGACCACTGGCCCGTCACCCCCCCGCTGGTTGTCGGCTGAGAGAAGCGGAGGGAAAACCTTCTCGAGACGAAATAATTTTCAGGTGtgaaaaattttgaaatgcGCTTTCAATTTGCGCTGCCGACGCGAGAAGATGGCTCGGAAGGGCAGGCGACGCAGGCGCAGTCGGAGTCGGAGCCGCAGATGGAGATGTGGAAGCGGAGTGCGCCCCATTAACGCAGCAACCAAATAAAGTCATTACCAGTGCTCGGGTTCCGAAAGGGAAGGTCTGGGGCgggtgcactgggaaaataaaagtgttaCATTGGAAGAGGTCCTTCAAAAACGAGAAGTTCTCGGAGCAGGAAAACTGACAGCTGTCCGTCTCTTTTACCTTACAAACCTACAAAATCAGGCTTTTATTTGGAATAAAATAGTCAGTACTAATTTTATTAACCGCCATCTCTGATTGGGTTTTCAGTATGATTCAATGAAaacattattaatataaaattaggaAATATATTTGAAGATCGGGTTCTAAGAAAgccatttcaattaaatccgACCTGTAGTATTTAtagaaagttttaaaaaatggtaaagcATATTTAAATCCATATTTAATCAGGAACAGCAGTACTTTTATGTTCTAAGGGGTATCTTAATAAGGTTTATCCCTAAAATGCATTCCCTGAGATACGGTGTTTTAAAAAGCCTTCAAATCGAACATGTatattaaagtatttttacaCAGTTTATTAAGGAGCAAGGAGCAACTCAGCCACTTTTCCCTCAGTGCCAAGGCACAGGTAAGCTGCTTCTAATGCGCCCCAAACAATTTGCAACGTAGGCCGCGGCCACACCTACCTGCTGCCAATGGCCAACATGCAATGTGCCGTCCGAAACCACCGCCCCCTGGCAACCTCCCCCCTGCGCCCACAAGAGCCCTCTTTATAGACCTAGCTCGTTTGCAGGAACCACTCCACTCCGTCCAGTTACCTTCGTGTCTTGTGGCTAGCTGCAAGTCCAACTCGAGGACCGAGATCAGATAACTCAATTATTCGCGGCGTAAACAAATGCTGCCTTTCAGGGTTTTTAGCCAACATCCCGTCCATCTGCAGCACCCCAGCACCCCACCACCGCACCACCCAGCACCTCCCCCCCTGGGAAGGGCAATGGAACGGAGTCGAATGGGATGGGTTATTATCCCAGGCATAAATGGATTGTAAACGTGATTTTTATAGTCATTTAGCATAATAATGCATTTTATGGTTCGGCCAGTCGGAGCACTCGCTCTGTCTCGCTCCAACGCCCTACGTGGTCCATCtcgccctctctttctctcctCTCCTGCCAGCTTGCTGTTTCCCTCGCCTGCGCCTCACCTTTGCGGTTTTCGCGTAAATTAAAGCCAACCTGGTGGCTTTCCTTGCTGATTAGTGCAGAGATTGGAACTGTGCCAAAGTGGCTGGGATAAATACGGCCGGCAGAGCCCTCAGTTACAAAATTTGATGGTATTTTAATAAGCCTGTTGTTGCTTCATGAACAggttaattttcaaatattcagATCGAAGAAAGCGCATTTAAGGACAGGGTAGGtactgaaaaataatattatacttCATCAGCCAGAACAATGCTATAGCGTAAAGTCTTTCCTGCCTGTCAGGAAGTGCTACAAAACATATTACCTAGTTGCAAGAACACGGTCAACGGAATAAATGCCGCGTAGCCACCTTTCTCCCTTGATCACAAGACCTCGCCGCCGCATGAACGCAAATCTCTCAAGCCAGTTGAACAGTCTTCAACTTTGCCATCGACTCTTTTAGCCAATTTGCGCCCCGTTCACGTTTGTTATTCACGCTTTTCAATTGAGAACACGCCGCCAGATGGGCTCCCTGCCCCCGCCCGGCCCTCCCCTGCCGTCCTGTCAGGCCCTCGCCGCCCCTGGCAGCCCCCCTCCTCGGGGGGATCACGGCCGGGGCCTCGTTTTATTGTTTGTCTTCTTTATTACAAGTTAAAGCGTAATTACTCAACAAATATGCGGCAATTTGCAAGCGAACAGCAAGTTCGGGCCGGCCACAGCCTCGGAGTCGGACTCCAGAGACGAGGCAGGGGGCGACTGGGAGAAGGGCCCGAAGAACCCAAGGGAGGACTCCGCCCGAGCCCGGCTCCGTGAGCTGCAGAAATCAATCGACCAAATGTCCGActgcaaatttgtttttatttatttcctacTCGGCCTGCGAAGCCGAAACCGGAGGTGTGCAGTGAAAAAATCGGGAAATCCTCCATCTTCCATTATATATATCCAATGTATGCAAACATCATCGATTACTGCGGTTTTCTCGTTATAATTCCCAATTGGTTCAGGTTCGCAACGGATTTTATCAGTGCTTTTCCCCAGTGGAGCCTAACCCAGAATCTCCTAAGTATGGTTTATAGTCCAAACAgttatttacattaattaataaaaaatattatacacaGAAACAATAAAATTGCAGATAAAATCACCGATTAACTgtgcttataattcccaatcaGTTCTGGCTTGCACGATATTACCAGTCACCATCGTTTTCCCCCAGTGGAGCCTAAACTGCGGCAGATACTGGCGGATGGATGGATGATTCCCCCGTGTGCTTGATGTTAGCCGACACGAGAAATGAAATGAAGTAATCCAATTTGCTCACCGGTTGTCCAACGCCAGTGGCCCAAGGTGCTTATTAGTGCCCGGCGACTCtgactccgactccgactctGGACCCTGGATCTGGGGCTCTGGGGCTCTGGCCTTGTCTTGACTGACTGCTGCTGCCTGATTTGGACTCCGATTCGGGGATCTCCAGCCCCAACGCCAGGCCCATCCTTAAGTTGCCCATAAAACGCTGTTAACTCCTGCATAAATCTCCATTTGATGGCGACCCTCCCAGCTCCGATTGCGGTTCCAATTGCAGTTCCAATCTGTTGCGGATGGTGTTAAGCGCTCGTCCCAGAGCCCGGAATTATTATCGAAATACTTATCAAACAATAAAGTAAACTCTCGGCCGCATGCAGATTTATATGATTTGTATTATATGGCGGGCGCTTATCCCGGCACCGATCTCGGACCGCACGCGACCTTCATAAAATCCGAAACAGGAGAgtaattttcaaattatttccagCAGCCGGGAGGGGGTGGCGCGGGCCAGGCACAAAGGACTCGCCGTCTCCGGGTGTCGTTTGACTGTCAGAAATGTCGAATGTTTATCAAAACAAGTAAATCGCATAAAAATAGAGCCATTGTCAGGGGTTCCCGGCTCGGGGTTCGGGGTTCGGGGCCCCCGGGGTCGTGCGCCCTGTCCGAAGGGAGGGTTCCTTTTCGGCCTGGTCCTCAGCTGATGCTGGTCGCCCGATTAGACGCATATAAATCGTACTTAAGCCATTATAAATTGTTATCCTATCATCCCATTGGACACAACTAACCATTTATGCGGCATGCTAGCGTCTCTCGCCTTGGAAACGAGAGGAAAGTCCAGGAGTCTATGGGGAAACTGGTATCTGGGaagtaaaatgtatattaaaatatttctggcATCAAGTAAAGTAGTGATCTCTGTGGACCAAATGTAACCTGATTTTCCGTTCTCTTGGTTAAAACACCTAAATGTAATAGTAACCTCTGTGAAATTGAAGCTAAAATATTGTAGTTTTGGATGCCTTGgcaatacatttatttattctagcAAATCAATATTTATCCGCCTCAAAACGATGCCTTTGTACGTCCTATTCTTCATCCCCAGCCTCATGTATCTCCGATTTTAGATGGCTTTACGTTGCAGTGGCCAAAACACGTCCCAAACATCTCCGGTAATCCCGCCCGCTGGTCCCCGTCATCCGGCGTCATCTTCTCACGCTCTAAACAACTATTAGCAGACCACTTTACAGGCAATACCCGCTAAGCCCGACCGCGGCGAACGACTCCCAGGCAGTCGCTAATCCTCGTCGATTGCTCACTTTAATGCCGGCCACCCTCCGCCGAGACTTCCGATTTATATTCCCGTTCTGATTCCATTCCTATGCCGActtttcctcctcctccccgcCCACTCCGACCCCCagcccattttccatttcccatttcccagctCTTTGTTTACGTCATGTTGTACATGTTAAGCCGACAAATCGGTTGCGATTGATTAAAGTGCGAGCCGCACGGGTTCCGTTTCCATCCCTCCGATTGCTATCTTGACTTCATTTTCGGTATTGGTCTCTCCAGCTTTGGCTTCGGTTTTGAATTTGGGTTTCGGGATTGGGACTCCTGATGTTTTGGTCCTTGGAAGTCTGACAAAAGCCGCTGCGCGTCTCGAAAGGTAAGCCGCTGACGGCGTCCACCTTGCCTTGTCTGTCACCTTCCACTGCACTGAAAGAAAGGGCGTTCACATCTCAGGGCTTCATTAATAATGTGTAAAGGCTTAAAGATATTTCAGATAGGTTGCTCTTTGAAAGCATTGTGATTATTTCCTGTTAGGCCGATTTCTGTATAACTTCTATTAGAATCGGATACTTggataataatttaatttataattttaaaacatttcccAGTCGGAAGATGATTTTGAACACGGATGAATACTTTCCCCGCTTTTGTCCTTTACTCACTCTTAACCAACACTGTTTAAAAACAGTTTACTAACACTGTTTAATAACAGTTTAATAATAGTGTTCAACAACACAGTTTTTTGACAGTTTGATAACGctgtttaaatactttttctaAATGTAGTGTTAAATAACAATGATATTTATGTAAATCGGCCAAGAATCTATTTAATTTCTTCCACAAAATATTCACCTTTCCCCTTTTTTGAAGTACCCGAAATTTGTTGTCAGTGTGCCTGTTGTCCTTTTTCGCTGAGCGCGTGAAATTTGTCATATCCTTATCGGCACCCTGCCTCCGATGCTGGTGGTTAGTTTTGCATGAGGCACGTCGGCCAAGGAGGCGTGAAATATGCCCGGAGTTACCACGTCCCCGGAGAACGGGGAGCGGAATCTGGAACGGAATCTCGGACCGGAGGCGGAGCTCAGCCGAGTCCTCTGCGGTTTCGCTAGCCGTGAAATCGCTGCGTGCGCCCGGCTCGGGCGGCTGTCGGGGATTTGCGACTTACTTGCCTAGATGCACATCGAATCGTCCCCGGGCGGGTTGCGCCTCCAACCCCCAGTGCGGGGTCACCACTGCGGCAGATGCAGAAGTGGCACTTGCCAGAAACGAATCAGTTCTTACGGGTTTAAATATGCTTCTCTGATACTTGAACTTAATCGGGGTCACCACCTCAAAGAAACACGTAATATTTTACCTAAAGTTTCCTAATCACTCCAACTTAGATACATGCTCTAAACATTTTAGGTGTACTTTCCAGAAACAAAGCAGCgtaatatctaaaataaatCGGGGTCACCACTTGAAAGAAAAGCGCATTATTTTCCTGTGACGAGAACATATTCTAAATCATTACAATCCTTATGGGTTAAATATTGTTGTGTTTTGGAATCAAACAAATTGTCTGGATTGGGGTCACCAACTCTCAAATCGCCGACTACTTGGCTCCAAACTCTTGATATAAAACCAGAACATTACATGCAAAATGGAGTTCATCAAGTCGTCAACCTGCGATTGGATACTTCCCATCCACTCGACGGGGTCACCACCGGGGATGAAAAAGCGAGATGACGGTCTGTGGGAACCCGCCATTGTTGGAAGTACAGTTGCAGCTCTCGCGGGCGGCGAGAGGGGTTTCGAGGGGCTGTTGCAGGTTGCGAGTATCGCAATTGAACGCTCTGCACTAATTACTTTCGCAATTACGCGCGTAACGAACGCCGCCCCTCGCCTCCGTCTGGGGAGCCGAAATGCGTTCGCACTTCCCATCATTAGGCCCCCTTTCGAGCACCCCCCTGGCATATTAATCAAATTAGCTCCAATTTTTTGTTTCACCACCGCCTTTGGCTTACTGTTAGGCGTTTAATTTACCTTTTCGCCCGTTTTGTTTCGCTTTTTCTGTGCGCTTTTTCTGATCGCTGGAATCATTTTAATTGATGTCGCTGCTGATGAGCGCCCCTCCACCTCAGCCCCTGCGACCTGCACTTCCTCCCATGGACTGAGAGAAAATACTACTACTATGTTTGTGATCATCAGCGATGCAATAATGAAACGTTTCTAAGTAATGTAGTAGACTTCATTAGACTTTTGGGCTCTTGGACTTCTgcatttgaaacaaataaattaatattggttttgtttacattttgttttttaaatatatgtatactcacttcaaaaatgaatttaatttatttttgtataaccATAAAAAGATTagtttataattaataataaaacaaaacaaatgcaCTTGCTTACATCCCGGAAAAGACACATATTATGCCAtcatatttgtaatattttttctgcCCGTGTGCCGGCGATTGAGTTGTCAACTCGACTGTGCCCCACTGCGGATGGGGAGGCGTGGCCGGGGGCGGGGTGGCCAAGATGAAGCCTCAGTTGGGGCGTTGATGACATTAATAAACGCAATGCGAATATGCAAAAAAGCGGCGTGGAATGCGCGGCGGCAACCACAAGAAACCCAAAGAAGCCACAATGTTAATTACCGCCGAGCAGGGGAAAAACGAGGGAGCGACGAAATTGTAACAGTGGCAAAAGTGGCAAAGGCCCCCAGCCCCCGGGGACGAGGAGGGGCGTGGTCCGCAGCTGGACCAAGAGCTGCAAAAAGGGCGAGCCCACTGGCCAAGTCGGGCTCCTTCGGATGGCATCGGGATCGGCATCGCAACTGGAGCGCAGAAAGCGCAGCCCAAGGCCGATCAGGTGGCGCATTTAATTGCCCCAGAGTGGTGGCCCCCTTTTCTGTTTTGGGTGACGGATAGGGCCAGGGCACTGTGGGATCCTCTGGAGAGTTACTTCTTTAGTTCCCCTGTATTTCTTACAAAATAGAGATTTCCAGGTCATCGGAAGTGACCCAAGTGATGAATGATCCCCAAACTGCAGAGTTATAGATATACCAATTTGTTTTCCTTAAAAGTACCAGTGATTTTCTGgtgctttattttaaaacgcCCACCTTAAAGTTAGAAAGAGTGttgtaaaagtttttaaacattaaagTGCCTGTTaaaaccctttaaaatattctagaATAACAAGTTATTGTGCAATGagtacaaattttattaaatatactaCTACGTTCCTCAAAAAGTGTCAGTGCTATGTagctattttatattaaaggtCCACCTTAATAGTGTTGTAAAAGCATTTGAACATTTATAGTGCCCTTTAAAAACCTTGAAATAAGCATTCTAGAATGTCAAATTATTATGCAGAAATCAtgaagtttgtttttttttaaccatttacCCAAATTCTGTCCACAAAAATACAGGATGCTCGAAAAACCCTGggcaaattaataattataattaattttatagccGTATTGAAAAGTCCCGATGTTGTTGTGCTGCATTACATCGTCGATCTCGCTAAAGATACTGCCTCCTCTGGTGGGAGTACACGTAAGCTTGGTTCCTCGACTCTGGCCACGGCCACGCCCCTGCCCACTCAGGTGAGTCCAGGGGCGGAGGTGGAGTGGGAGGCGGAGGAGTGGAAGTGGTGGAATAACAGAGAAAAAGGCCGCACCATTTGCGGCTAATTTTGTAAATCATGATATcgtaattaatttttgcagCCCTCGCGCAGCGAACACAACGACGTGGAAAAGGGATCCGCGTCGGCGTTGCCCCTCCCCCTTCCCTACCCCTGCCCCGCTGCCCCTGACTTTTACTCGTTTTTAGCCAGAAATCCTCGGAGTCAGCATAAATCGGAGGAGTC containing:
- the LOC108023393 gene encoding ras GTPase-activating protein raskol isoform X11, which encodes MGRRTYLSRASALSYPSRVEGWLDVCETEGELTRLIKTLPWGPLYCVLQQDDQTFTAYCSEEISRGDVCYEDIPRVRLDRVRRPAKALWDGPPTLAEENEDSDSCVGGGGGMSGINDIVLNTTLYSELDTSYEKACRRGSAPTTPILGSKQHQTESNATSRFTNFFSKNLFPFDRSNPLKRTKSVTKLERTKRGSGGLRGSRSHESLLSSHAVMSTIDLSCTGAVGVAPVHQSVLGRRHCFQVRGGPRGERYYSCGSRQERDLWIYSLRKSIAPNAEHTRRTDNSLKMWVYEAKNLPPKKRYFCELQLDKTLYGRTSVKLQTDLLFWGEHFDFPDIPEINVITVNVFREVDKKKKRDKYQFVGSVKIPVHEVTSRVPCEQWYPILSDKAGDSLGRTSGGGGSGSKDKEQLPTLRIKCRFQSTDILPINVYANFLAYLKENYKRVCETLEPVIGVKAKEDIGQALVLLMHAQGLAGAFLTDVVALDLLRVGDQRLTFRGNSLATKSMEAFLKLTGEQYLQDTLSAPINELIQSERDCEVDPTKASGSSAGSLQRQQAALRGAVRGAWQCIFESHKHFPAQLRNCFATFRERLQQLGRQDMADNLISASIFLRFLCPAILSPSLFNITTELPSARATRNLTLVAKTLQTLANFTRFQGKENFMEFLNDFLEQEAARMQQFLEIISTRPEHPAPDSILDWAGYIDQGKQLSILHSLLSESLAKLPEARQHELDPLQHILDEISRAKEHGLGTALPGGYLPATSSTHSIASENQENRNPGSSGSHAGFNSEQLLPQQSQLAQPQHAIVSKPLSAERGIIRGVLTPNSLEKNIFRYNDPTVNGVLQQQQQQQQQQQQQQQQLQQHAHQQQPHHQHPLQLLSNSQSSIAGNQYMSSPGGLQHAQSQTSMASSSLNGSSSNLMHGHQQHAHHPQQMHPHHCPPAPQTSASSTMERMDRMNYPPYMAHNGNDYEASTPSSTRSRTLPRNGNGNPNANGNMSSNNNQSGSYDDMHGEFQIQISGLDTSSAFVCKSPTPMMKSGLGPAGAGRGHHKLNLGIPDHSGGYGRGGNNLNPNSNMPKNLEDLDDLFKYAEEHDVAEPANQHHHSQQSQQNHQGGSHLKPAAVPGKEQLSAKSSHCSSGYQSISTNPSPSQSSSPVESQLKAAMGSHNAPLAFKNPSYQLQPQTGSSRSSAPSNPHQQQQQQQQQFGSRLKPLGGGLVAARAAFLNSGGALEAAATLTPSSSDEQLSADNYAVYSYAAAAAAGAGMSTKLEAQRSLSGGSSSSTSASASTSNLGKSGGFSAYGRLNGPLKREDVYGSGYGGSSGNVGYGLSTSTGAGHHQHPHQQQQQQHQLQQQHRERDQELKQYAGSVAGSVGSATSAAQRRLSLDSARTLSDSSTDTEGHCNQLQEGKRRRQLRSSGGSGGGGGGTGSEQGLGKSYDQNGEIQLLQQTLDTLCHTLDRDEAELRDSSDELFGLQRPAGSAGSNGSNNLSLQSESTMRSIIDSFFQSSCRLITMEEELRREQLKMSLALSHKQRVIEEQGQQIAALDAANSRLLSALTALRQRYETQQQQQQQHQAPPKTQKPQ